The Paenibacillus sophorae genome has a segment encoding these proteins:
- a CDS encoding GNAT family N-acetyltransferase yields MDYKIISTLDEQQIIELYELYQQEWWTNTRKLEDIIVMLEHTDILIGICDNITNRLIGFIRVLSDFVYKALIFDVIIHEEYQGNGLGRVLLDQVTTHPKLQSVQHLELYCKSDKISLYEKWGFTNEIGDIQLMRKTGK; encoded by the coding sequence ATGGATTACAAGATCATCTCAACATTAGATGAGCAGCAAATCATAGAGCTCTACGAACTATACCAACAAGAATGGTGGACAAATACCAGAAAGCTTGAAGATATAATTGTAATGCTTGAACACACGGATATCCTCATTGGAATATGTGACAACATTACTAATAGACTTATTGGTTTTATACGTGTACTTTCCGATTTTGTCTATAAAGCTTTAATATTTGATGTTATTATTCATGAAGAGTATCAAGGAAACGGCTTGGGGCGAGTACTGCTAGATCAAGTAACGACACACCCTAAACTTCAGTCTGTACAACACCTTGAACTATATTGTAAGTCTGACAAAATATCTTTGTATGAAAAATGGGGCTTTACCAATGAAATTGGTGATATCCAATTGATGAGAAAAACCGGCAAATAG